The proteins below come from a single Myxocyprinus asiaticus isolate MX2 ecotype Aquarium Trade chromosome 28, UBuf_Myxa_2, whole genome shotgun sequence genomic window:
- the LOC127418882 gene encoding zinc fingers and homeoboxes protein 3-like encodes MASRRKSTIPCMIPVKTMRLQDDLEPDRLCPSTKDIDFSFGEVSSRKGSPSLGESSGQEAGDTQKEVGTYTCRPCNFESQDLNLFLDHVYSRHPDFLFDPCFLCVDCGVSAAKFEGLALHNARFHPSTITTNLQLKKKENRVLVEQSLTTGPSENTNSKETEISISKTPIMKMLKGKSEPKRIVVSHATTDDPPPSITKSVEKMDSPTVTVTHVPTIVHNGSAGKVTLPSAIQIVNGSGALPMLKTAVTQVVSVVQNRSLNQQSAPIAVSSSPSSVTSSLSSTKNLPKVMIPLSSIPTYNASMDNSSFLKTSFSKFPYPTKAELCYLTVVTKYPEEQIKIWFTAQRLKQGISWSPEEIEDARRKMFNTIIQVAPSTGQQHRQTQQTTSQPTITVLGTTGISHILQGSLVGQGGVIVTQPMMANGIQVSSAPVALAVTPKPQAAAKPMMQARPAAALVAEKGISMVLGTVGSSSSGNCSSSSNASTSSSSSSIRSISSLSSQDCVISIGGSSTAKSNGNSNIKVKTNGTNDTCVKSNGNILKSTSEGKGNNNDTKSLSNSGASPTDSATAATSFISTPTTDSTTPNKSDSPSLISMNSRIFSTTNILDPSFSKAKKSQVQLAALKESFLLSQFPSQEEVDRLISLTGLSVREVRKWFSDRRYHFRNLKGSKSSAGGPTGGASGSVSQLDTVAAVDLSENSTPPERPKTPQLSSLSPTQTSSPPTPTRRHPRPPSPDFTAIRYKEREPHQVRALEASFAQDPDPPSEEVDRLRTETKMTRREIHGWFAERRRRVAAEKKKEEAERVEKQEDNEEEVEEKEKMSNQEILEAKDLSFETQQGQEEKQKDETGSEPKVNPIKINLKMLKVTEANGKVEPEEGQLPQIEANKVVQSISPTTIAQNSPYRGKKTPEQLHQLKQVFARTHWPSSPQYNELIAKTGLLRPEVVRWFGDCRYVLKNGQLKWLESYQTMVDEEDFQKANISVLKEHLDAHGKLDESKLEEIAKSSGLGEESIRRWFANKTALLLEDKKSENIKSIMAESSTAATPTEAALTLQHPDPDANVEQSVSKDQTTKLTVEASTNESD; translated from the exons ATGGCTAGCAGGAGAAAGTCCACCATTCCATGCATGATTCCTGTAAAGACCATGCGTCTGCAGGATGACCTTGAACCGGACAGACTGTGCCCTTCAACCAAGGACATTGACTTCTCCTTCGGGGAGGTGTCAAGTAGAAAAGGTAGTCCTAGTTTGGGTGAGTCTTCTGGGCAAGAAGCAGGTGATACTCAAAAAGAGGTTGGCACTTACACTTGTAGGCCTTGCAACTTTGAGTCCCAGGACCTAAACCTTTTCCTTGATCATGTCTACAGTCGGCACCCAGATTTCCTCTTTGACCCCTGTTTTCTTTGTGTGGATTGTGGGGTAAGTGCTGCAAAGTTTGAGGGCTTAGCACTGCACAATGCCCGTTTCCATCCCAGTACAATAACCACCAACCTTCAGCTCAAGAAGAAGGAGAACAGAGTTCTGGTAGAGCAGAGTCTTACTACTGGACCTTCTGAAAATACTAACTCTAAAGAAACAGAGATTTCCATCAGCAAGACACCAATCATGAAAATGCTGAAGGGTAAATCAGAACCCAAAAGGATTGTAGTTTCTCATGCCACCACGGATGATCCTCCACCCTCTATTACTAAATCAGTGGAGAAAATGGACTCTCCTACTGTTACAGTCACCCATGTGCCCACTATTGTACACAATGGATCAGCTGGCAAAGTCACCCTGCCGTCAGCCATACAGATTGTTAATGGCTCCGGGGCTTTACCCATGCTGAAGACGGCTGTTACACAAGTTGTATCTGTTGTGCAGAACAGAAGTCTCAATCAACAATCTGCTCCAATCGCTGTCTCCTCTTCGCCCTCCTCTGTGACCTCCTCATTGTCAAGTACCAAGAATCTTCCAAAAGTCATGATCCCTCTCAGCAGCATTCCTACCTACAATGCATCCATGGACAATAGCAGTTTCTTAAAGACATCCTTTAGCAAGTTCCCTTATCCAACCAAGGCTGAGCTGTGCTACCTTACAGTAGTTACCAAGTACCCTGAGGAGCAGATAAAAATCTGGTTTACTGCACAGAGGCTGAAACAAGGAATCAGCTGGTCTCCAGAGGAGATTGAGGATGCCCGCAGAAAGATGTTCAATACAATCATACAGGTGGCACCTTCTACTGGGCAGCAGCATCGACAGACCCAACAAACCACATCTCAGCCGACTATCACAGTTCTGGGCACAACTGGGATCTCTCACATCTTACAAGGTAGCctggttgggcaaggaggagtgATTGTAACCCAGCCTATGATGGCTAATGGAATTCAGGTCAGCAGTGCTCCTGTCGCACTCGCTGTAACACCCAAGCCTCAGGCTGCTGCAAAGCCTATGATGCAGGCAAGACCCGCTGCAGCCTTGGTGGCCGAAAAAGGAATCAGCATGGTTTTAGGGACTGTTGGTAGCAGCAGTAGTGGAAATTGCAGCAGTAGCAGCAATGCTAGTACTAGCAGCAGTTCAAGCAGTATTAGAAGTATTAGCAGCTTAAGTAGCCAGGATTGTGTAATCAGTATTGGTGGCAGTAGCACTGCCAAGTCAAATGGCAACAGCAATATTAAGGTCAAAACAAATGGTACTAATGACACTTGTGTTAAAAGCAATGGTAATATTTTGAAAAGTACTAGTGAAGGTAAAGGCAACAATAATGACACCAAGAGTTTGAGCAACAGTGGTGCCAGTCCAACTGACAGTGCCACCGCAGCCACCTCATTTATATCTACACCTACCACAGATAGCACAACACCAAATAAATCAGACTCCCCATCTCTGATCTCCATGAACTCTCGCATTTTCTCCACCACTAACATCCTGGACCCCAGCTTTAGCAAAGCCAAAAAGTCCCAGGTACAGCTGGCAGCCTTAAAGGAGAGCTTTCTTCTTAGCCAGTTTCCCAGTCAAGAGGAAGTAGACCGGCTTATCAGCCTAACCGGTCTGTCTGTGCGTGAGGTACGGAAATGGTTCAGTGACCGGCGCTACCACTTCCGGAATCTGAAGGGTTCAAAATCAAGTGCTGGCGGTCCAACTGGAGGAGCTAGTGGTAGTGTTTCCCAACTTGATACAGTTGCTGCTGTAGACCTGTCAGAGAACAGTACACCCCCAGAGAGGCCCAAAACTCCCCAGCTGTCATCTCTCAGCCCCACGCAGACATCATCCCCACCAACCCCTACACGACGTCATCCACGACCACCATCACCAGATTTTACTGCTATACGGTACAAAGAACGGGAGCCTCACCAGGTCCGCGCTTTAGAGGCCAGCTTTGCACAGGACCCAGATCCACCAAGTGAAGAAGTTGACCGGTTGAGGACCGAAACAAAGATGACTCGTCGTGAGATCCATGGCTGGTTTGCTGAGCGGCGGAGGAGGGTGGCAGCAGAGAAGAAGAAAGAGGAAGCCGAGAGGGTGGAAAAGCAAGAAGATAATGAGGAAGAGgtagaagaaaaagagaaaatgagCAATCAGGAGATACTTGAAGCTAAAGATCTCTCCTTTGAGACACAACAAGGCCAAGAGGAAAAACAGAAGGATGAGACTGGTTCTGAGCCAAAAGTTAACCCTATCAAGATCAATCTCAAAATGCTGAAAGTTACTGAAGCTAATGGAAAAGTTGAGCCAGAGGAAGGTCAACTGCCCCAGATCGAGGCTAATAAAGTGGTGCAATCCATCTCTCCGACAACTATTGCTCAGAATTCCCCATACCGAGGCAAGAAAACACCCGAACAGCTCCACCAACTTAAGCAAGTCTTTGCACGCACCCACTGGCCCAGCAGTCCCCAGTACAATGAACTGATAGCTAAAACTGGCCTATTGCGACCAGAGGTGGTACGTTGGTTTGGAGATTGCCGCTATGTCCTGAAGAATGGTCAGCTCAAGTGGCTCGAGAGTTACCAGACTATGGTCGATGAAGAAGACTTCCAGAAAGCTAACATTAGTGTGCTGAAAGAGCACCTGGATGCCCATGGTAAACTAGATGAGAGTAAATTGGAGGAGATTGCCAAGTCAAGTGGGTTAGGTGAGGAATCAATCCGGCGGTGGTTCGCAAATAAAACGGCACTTTTATTGGAGGATAAAAAGTCTGAGAACATAAAAAGCATCATGGCTGAATCATCTACTGCAGCAACCCCAACCGAAGCTGCTCTAACATTACAGCATCCAGACCCAGATGCAAATGTTGAGCAATCTGTAAGCAAGGATCAAACCACAAAGTTGACAGTTGAAGCATCCACTAATG AGTCGGACTGA